Proteins encoded within one genomic window of Humulus lupulus chromosome 1, drHumLupu1.1, whole genome shotgun sequence:
- the LOC133812568 gene encoding probable calcium-binding protein CML41, with product MTTTTKNLVSKSKRWFENKGLNKLSFNRSSSSSSNRRSITTKSCSSSSSSSITSSSSPTLCSPITCPARDHDTRPKTIRSSSLLGNKEEELRLVFGHFDSNGDGKISALELRSYFGSIGEYMSHEESRAVIKDFDTDGDDLIDFQDFLKMIKRDGSDDHHHGRGGDDHGDLKNAFEMFELEKGCITPKSLQRMFARLGDHSKSFDDCAAMIRVFDTDGNGVLDFNEFHRMMT from the coding sequence ATGACTACAACCACCAAAAACTTAGTTTCCAAATCCAAAAGATGGTTTGAAAACAAGGGTCTTAATAAGCTAAGCTTCAAccgtagcagcagcagcagcagtaatcGCCGATCAATAACGACAAAGTCTTGCTCGTCGTCTTCTTCATCATCAATAACATCATCATCTTCTCCAACTCTCTGTTCGCCTATCACGTGCCCGGCACGTGATCATGACACACGGCCAAAGACAATAAGATCGTCGTCATTGTTAGGCAACAAAGAAGAAGAGCTCCGACTAGTTTTTGGTCATTTTGACAGTAACGGGGACGGTAAAATAAGTGCTCTCGAGCTGAGATCGTATTTTGGGTCGATAGGTGAGTACATGTCTCACGAGGAGTCTCGAGCTGTGATCAAAGATTTTGATACGGACGGTGATGATTTGATCGACTTTCAAGACTTCCTAAAGATGATCAAGAGAGATGGTAGCGATGATCATCATCATGGTCGTGGTGGTGATGACCATGGTGATCTGAAAAATGCTTTTGAGATGTTTGAATTGGAAAAAGGTTGTATTACTCCTAAGAGCTTGCAGAGAATGTTTGCTCGTCTGGGCGATCACTCCAAGTCCTTCGACGATTGCGCGGCCATGATTCGAGTCTTCGACACTGATGGAAACGGTGTCCTTgatttcaatgagtttcaccGAATGATGacctaa